A DNA window from Halomonas zincidurans B6 contains the following coding sequences:
- a CDS encoding malic enzyme-like NAD(P)-binding protein, whose amino-acid sequence MTDAKKQAALDYHSQPFPGKLSVEITKPTSSAKHLALAYSPGVAEPCREIARDPENAYLYTGKGNLVAVISDGSAILGLGNLGPRASKPVMEGKGVLFKRFAGINSVDIEVDAESPQAFIDTVSRIAGTWGGINLEDIKAPECFEIERTLIEQCDIPVFHDDQHGTAIVTAAGMLNALEIAGKPIDQARIVCLGAGSAAIACMKLLVSCGARTENIYMLDRKGVIHSGRSDLNEYKAMFATETALRTLDEAIDGADVFVGLSGPNLLSAEQLGRMAASPIVFACSNPDPEIHPDLAHETRDDVIMATGRSDFPNQVNNVLGFPFIFRGALDVRATRINEEMKLAAVYALRDLAREPVPQAVLEAYEVDALEYGRGYIIPTPMDARLLDRVASAVARAAVDSGVARRPFPPHYPLTRVEDVYGG is encoded by the coding sequence ATGACAGACGCCAAGAAGCAGGCCGCCCTGGATTACCATTCGCAACCCTTCCCCGGAAAGCTGTCCGTCGAGATCACCAAGCCGACGAGTTCCGCCAAGCACCTGGCGCTGGCCTACAGCCCGGGCGTGGCCGAGCCCTGCCGCGAGATCGCCAGGGACCCCGAGAACGCCTACCTGTACACCGGCAAGGGCAACCTGGTCGCGGTGATCTCCGACGGCAGCGCGATTCTCGGCCTGGGCAATCTCGGTCCGCGGGCCAGCAAGCCGGTCATGGAGGGCAAGGGCGTACTGTTCAAGCGTTTCGCCGGCATCAATTCGGTGGATATCGAGGTCGACGCCGAAAGCCCGCAGGCGTTCATCGACACCGTCTCGCGTATCGCCGGCACCTGGGGCGGCATCAATCTCGAGGATATCAAGGCCCCCGAGTGCTTCGAGATCGAGCGCACGCTGATCGAGCAGTGCGACATTCCGGTCTTCCACGACGACCAGCACGGTACCGCCATCGTCACCGCGGCGGGCATGCTCAATGCGCTGGAGATCGCCGGCAAGCCCATCGATCAGGCGCGCATCGTCTGTCTGGGCGCCGGTTCGGCGGCGATCGCCTGCATGAAGCTGCTGGTCTCCTGCGGCGCGCGGACCGAGAACATCTACATGCTCGATCGCAAGGGGGTGATCCATAGCGGGCGCAGCGACCTCAACGAATACAAGGCGATGTTCGCCACCGAGACCGCGCTGCGGACCCTCGACGAGGCGATCGACGGCGCCGATGTGTTCGTGGGGCTCTCGGGGCCCAACCTGCTGAGCGCCGAGCAGCTCGGCAGGATGGCCGCCAGCCCGATCGTGTTCGCCTGCTCCAATCCCGACCCGGAGATCCACCCCGATCTCGCCCATGAGACCCGCGACGACGTGATCATGGCCACCGGCCGTTCCGACTTTCCCAACCAGGTCAACAACGTGCTGGGTTTCCCGTTCATCTTTCGCGGTGCGCTGGACGTGCGTGCCACGCGCATCAACGAAGAAATGAAGCTGGCCGCGGTCTATGCACTGCGCGACCTGGCGCGCGAGCCGGTGCCGCAGGCGGTGCTCGAGGCCTACGAGGTCGATGCGCTGGAATACGGTCGCGGCTACATCATTCCCACGCCGATGGACGCGCGATTGCTCGACCGGGTCGCCTCGGCGGTGGCGCGAGCGGCGGTCGATTCCGGCGTGGCGCGTCGGCCGTTTCCGCCGCACTATCCCTTGACCCGCGTCGAGGATGTCTACGGCGGCTGA
- a CDS encoding DUF481 domain-containing protein, giving the protein MPRLIATATQTPVLSAATAVLSLLCSPLTAAAQDSLFYAPPAPEDDAPEFTGQAELGYTSLSGNTDSSTLLAKGRLTWLTGHWTQTLRAETRKVEENDNTSAEQYLLGGRERYDLEGPHYLFGFTRWEKDRFSGYDYQFTTIAGYGRQLLAGPDHVLSLEAGPGYRHDELESGEGDDLAVGYGALDYQWNFSEGSSFQQELSVEGTAQNVTTRAFSAVTAQLNAHLALRLSHEIERNSQPPEGASSNIDRTTAASLLYRW; this is encoded by the coding sequence ATGCCGCGGCTGATCGCCACAGCAACGCAGACACCGGTCCTGAGCGCCGCGACGGCCGTGTTGAGCCTGCTGTGTTCGCCCCTGACAGCAGCAGCGCAGGATTCGCTGTTCTACGCGCCCCCGGCCCCCGAAGACGACGCGCCGGAATTCACCGGTCAGGCCGAGCTCGGCTACACCAGTCTGTCGGGCAACACCGATAGCTCGACGCTGCTCGCCAAGGGCCGCCTGACCTGGCTGACCGGGCACTGGACCCAGACCCTGCGCGCCGAGACTCGCAAGGTCGAGGAAAACGACAACACCAGCGCCGAGCAGTATCTGCTCGGCGGGCGCGAACGCTACGATCTCGAGGGGCCGCATTATCTGTTCGGCTTCACGCGCTGGGAAAAGGATCGCTTCAGCGGTTACGACTATCAGTTCACGACCATCGCCGGCTATGGCCGCCAACTGCTCGCCGGTCCCGATCATGTGCTGTCATTGGAAGCCGGCCCGGGCTATCGCCATGACGAGCTGGAAAGCGGCGAAGGTGATGATCTGGCGGTAGGCTACGGCGCCCTGGATTACCAGTGGAACTTCAGCGAAGGCTCCAGCTTCCAGCAGGAACTCTCCGTCGAAGGCACCGCTCAGAATGTCACCACTCGCGCCTTCTCGGCGGTGACCGCACAGCTCAACGCCCATCTCGCGTTACGCCTGTCCCACGAGATCGAGCGCAACTCGCAGCCCCCCGAAGGCGCCAGTTCCAATATCGATCGCACCACCGCGGCGTCACTGCTGTATCGCTGGTAG
- a CDS encoding penicillin-binding protein 1A translates to MKLFRRLLISALWLLLSLSAAGVLAVIGAALYFAPGLPDVRQLQGYELQTPLRIYTRDDKLIGEFGEERRKPVDFETVPQDMVQAFLAAEDARFFEHFGVDPKGLARAAVELVFSGGDIQSGGSTITMQVARNYLLTLDRTFTRKIREILLSLQMEQILSKQEIFELYVNKIYLGQGAYGIAAAATTYYDKPLAELSLAEKAMIAGLPKAPSALNPLSNPERSLIRRNWILYRMRELGYIDQSAYDRAVKQPITAREQTTRVEVEAPYVAEMARQFAVERFGDTAYTGGYRITTTLDSKLQTDARQALIQGLIDYDRRHGWRGAEQAGIPPSLVEAQDNTQQEGLEEELAESDEIIKTARQAAQSSEIKVAGIDGDVSNWLKVLERTPDLGPLQPAIVVSTDERQMQVLTKQAKLVTLDWTGLKWARDYKSPKWRGEVPANAAAIAERGSLVRILETDDGWRLSQKPGTEGAIVALDPKNGAIRALQGGFSFAASSFNRVTQAQRQAGSIFKPFIYLAALQEGNMTAATVVNDAPVVMSDMGGSWRPENAEGEFQGPTRLRVGLYESRNLVTIRVLQTLGLDKALRFLERFGFAEDRLPNGLSLALGSASLSPLEMANAYAILANGGFKVSPWYIQRVEKTGEQQPLLEYTPQVACRDCSTEADEVGIDGKRYPLAPRVVDPQALYILRDILRDVIERGTGRGALDLERSDIVGKTGTTNDQRDAWFSGFNNQLVATVWVGKDNNESTGEYGSQAALPIWKLFMRQALKGTPEIVPERPAGIVTARIDPDTGRRLQDDQPGGIEEIFRESNLPDYEPQRIDSELEDSSGSQGTGTYEAIF, encoded by the coding sequence ATGAAGCTCTTTAGACGCCTGCTGATCTCGGCCCTTTGGCTACTGCTATCCCTGAGCGCTGCGGGAGTGCTGGCCGTCATCGGCGCCGCGCTGTATTTCGCCCCCGGCCTGCCCGATGTACGCCAACTCCAGGGCTATGAACTGCAGACTCCGCTGCGCATCTACACCCGCGACGACAAGCTGATCGGCGAATTCGGCGAGGAGCGACGCAAGCCGGTCGATTTCGAGACGGTCCCTCAGGACATGGTCCAGGCATTCCTGGCCGCCGAGGATGCCCGCTTCTTTGAACATTTCGGGGTCGACCCCAAGGGCCTGGCACGGGCCGCCGTCGAACTCGTCTTCAGCGGCGGCGACATCCAGTCCGGCGGCAGCACCATCACCATGCAGGTGGCGCGCAACTACCTGCTGACCCTGGACAGAACCTTTACCCGCAAGATCCGCGAGATTCTGCTGTCGCTGCAGATGGAGCAGATCCTGTCCAAGCAGGAGATCTTCGAGCTCTACGTCAACAAGATCTACCTGGGCCAAGGCGCCTACGGGATTGCCGCCGCCGCCACCACTTACTACGACAAGCCGTTGGCCGAGCTGAGCCTGGCCGAGAAGGCGATGATCGCCGGACTGCCCAAGGCGCCTTCGGCCCTCAACCCGCTGAGCAATCCCGAGCGTTCGTTGATCCGCCGCAACTGGATCCTCTATCGCATGCGCGAGCTGGGCTATATCGACCAGAGCGCCTACGATCGCGCCGTCAAGCAGCCCATCACCGCTCGCGAACAAACCACCCGGGTCGAGGTCGAAGCGCCCTACGTTGCCGAAATGGCCCGCCAGTTCGCCGTCGAGCGCTTCGGCGACACGGCCTATACCGGCGGTTATCGGATCACCACCACGCTGGACAGCAAATTGCAGACCGACGCCCGCCAGGCACTGATCCAGGGTCTGATCGACTACGACCGGCGCCACGGCTGGCGCGGCGCCGAGCAGGCAGGCATCCCGCCTAGCCTGGTCGAGGCCCAGGACAATACCCAACAGGAAGGTCTCGAGGAAGAATTGGCCGAGTCCGATGAGATCATCAAGACCGCCCGTCAGGCGGCACAGAGCAGCGAGATCAAGGTCGCCGGCATCGACGGCGACGTCAGCAATTGGCTCAAGGTGCTCGAACGCACCCCCGATCTCGGCCCGTTACAGCCGGCCATCGTGGTCTCCACCGACGAGCGCCAGATGCAAGTGCTGACCAAGCAGGCCAAGCTGGTGACCCTCGACTGGACTGGCCTGAAGTGGGCACGCGACTACAAGAGCCCCAAATGGCGCGGCGAGGTGCCTGCCAACGCCGCGGCGATCGCCGAGCGCGGCTCGCTGGTACGCATTCTCGAGACCGACGACGGCTGGCGTCTGTCGCAGAAGCCCGGCACCGAGGGTGCGATCGTCGCCCTCGACCCCAAGAACGGCGCGATCCGCGCGCTGCAAGGCGGCTTCAGCTTCGCGGCCAGCAGCTTCAATCGCGTCACCCAGGCCCAGCGCCAGGCCGGTTCGATCTTCAAGCCGTTCATCTATCTGGCGGCGTTACAGGAAGGCAACATGACTGCCGCCACGGTGGTCAACGACGCGCCGGTGGTAATGAGCGACATGGGCGGCTCCTGGCGCCCCGAGAATGCCGAAGGCGAATTCCAAGGGCCGACCCGGTTACGCGTGGGGCTTTACGAGTCGCGCAACCTGGTGACGATCCGGGTGCTGCAGACGCTCGGGCTGGACAAGGCGCTGCGCTTTCTCGAGCGTTTCGGTTTCGCCGAGGACCGCCTGCCCAACGGCCTGTCGCTGGCGCTGGGCAGCGCCTCGCTGAGCCCGCTGGAGATGGCCAATGCCTACGCGATCCTTGCCAACGGCGGCTTCAAGGTCTCGCCCTGGTACATCCAGCGCGTCGAAAAGACCGGCGAGCAACAGCCATTGCTCGAATATACGCCTCAGGTCGCCTGCCGCGATTGCAGCACCGAGGCCGACGAGGTCGGTATCGACGGCAAGCGCTATCCGCTCGCCCCCCGGGTGGTCGATCCGCAGGCCCTGTACATCCTGCGCGACATCCTGCGCGACGTCATCGAGCGCGGTACCGGTCGCGGCGCGCTGGATCTCGAGCGCAGCGACATCGTCGGCAAGACCGGCACCACCAACGATCAGCGCGACGCCTGGTTCTCGGGTTTCAACAACCAGCTGGTCGCTACCGTGTGGGTCGGCAAGGACAACAACGAGAGTACCGGTGAATACGGCTCACAGGCGGCCTTGCCGATCTGGAAGCTGTTCATGCGCCAGGCTCTGAAGGGCACTCCCGAGATCGTTCCAGAACGTCCCGCGGGTATCGTCACGGCGCGCATCGACCCGGATACCGGGCGGCGCCTGCAAGACGACCAGCCAGGTGGAATCGAGGAGATCTTCCGCGAAAGCAACCTGCCCGACTACGAGCCGCAGCGCATCGACAGCGAACTGGAGGACAGCAGCGGCTCGCAGGGGACCGGCACCTACGAAGCCATTTTCTGA
- the pilM gene encoding type IV pilus assembly protein PilM has product MLGLDKSGKGLVGIDITSATVKLIELKQAGRHYRVDSYAVRPLREGVVVERRIRQMSEVVEAIRRAVDHARPHSRQVAVAVPASAAITKTLTLPASLSEDEIEARIQLDSDKHIPFPFNEVAFDFQRLGLNARFADQQDVLLVACRQQDVSQLTEAVMQAGLEPAAVDVETFATERAFGELRHQFPHVGDDQCVALVDIGANMNAFHVLRGGRIIYSRDTVFGGRQLTEEIRSRYGLSFEEAGLAKKRGGLPGDYQHDVLSPFLDTLAQQIGRSLQLYYTAGRNPEVTQLILAGGSSVIPGLKERLSEDSGLAIEVANPFLRMAINSRIDIHTLASDAPAMLTACGLAMRVRS; this is encoded by the coding sequence TTGTTGGGTCTGGATAAGTCCGGCAAGGGACTGGTCGGCATCGATATCACGTCGGCTACCGTCAAGCTGATCGAACTCAAGCAGGCTGGCCGTCACTACCGGGTCGACAGCTACGCGGTGCGCCCGCTGCGCGAAGGCGTGGTCGTCGAACGCCGCATTCGCCAGATGAGCGAAGTCGTCGAGGCCATCCGTCGCGCCGTCGATCATGCGCGACCGCATTCCCGTCAGGTCGCCGTCGCCGTTCCCGCCAGCGCGGCGATCACCAAGACCCTGACCCTGCCGGCCTCGCTGAGCGAGGACGAGATCGAGGCGCGCATTCAACTCGATTCCGACAAGCACATTCCCTTTCCGTTCAACGAGGTCGCCTTCGATTTCCAGCGCCTGGGGTTGAACGCGCGGTTCGCCGATCAGCAGGACGTGCTGCTGGTGGCATGCCGCCAGCAGGACGTCAGCCAGTTGACCGAAGCGGTGATGCAGGCCGGCCTGGAGCCGGCCGCGGTCGATGTCGAGACCTTCGCCACCGAGCGGGCCTTCGGCGAACTGCGCCATCAATTCCCCCACGTCGGCGACGATCAATGCGTGGCGCTGGTCGACATCGGCGCCAACATGAACGCCTTCCACGTGCTGCGCGGCGGGCGCATCATCTATAGCCGCGACACGGTGTTCGGCGGCCGCCAGTTGACCGAGGAGATTCGCAGCCGCTACGGCTTGAGCTTCGAGGAGGCCGGGCTTGCCAAGAAGCGTGGCGGCCTGCCGGGCGACTATCAGCATGACGTGCTCAGTCCCTTTCTGGATACGCTGGCCCAGCAGATCGGGCGCTCGTTGCAGCTTTATTACACGGCGGGCCGCAATCCCGAGGTTACCCAGCTGATCCTGGCGGGGGGCTCGAGCGTGATTCCCGGGCTCAAGGAGCGGCTGAGCGAGGACAGCGGCCTGGCGATCGAGGTGGCCAATCCCTTCCTGCGCATGGCGATCAATTCGCGTATCGACATCCATACCCTGGCCAGCGACGCACCGGCAATGCTCACCGCCTGCGGGCTGGCGATGAGGGTGCGCTCATGA
- a CDS encoding PilN domain-containing protein: MTIEINLLAWREARRERRSKRFQLILGLSALVGVGAGWLVSSLYQQQLDVQLQRNGYVESQSQQLDRDITTLREFRETREQMLTQIALIRELQFSRPQTVRVFNQLATSLEDGVYYTRVSREGERLRLAGLAETNRQVSDQMRALATREVLGVPTLAAVEANDAGLRRFDMTVAEVPGESTLVQEAQP, encoded by the coding sequence ATGACCATCGAAATCAATCTGCTGGCCTGGCGCGAGGCGCGTCGCGAACGGCGCAGCAAGCGCTTCCAGTTGATCCTCGGCCTTTCGGCGCTGGTGGGTGTCGGTGCCGGCTGGCTGGTGTCGAGCCTCTACCAGCAGCAACTCGACGTTCAACTGCAGCGTAACGGCTACGTCGAGTCGCAAAGCCAGCAGCTCGATCGCGACATCACTACGCTGCGCGAGTTTCGCGAGACTCGTGAACAGATGCTGACCCAGATCGCGCTGATTCGCGAGCTGCAGTTCAGCCGTCCGCAGACGGTGCGCGTGTTCAATCAACTGGCGACCAGCCTCGAGGACGGCGTCTACTACACGCGGGTGTCGCGGGAGGGCGAACGGTTGCGGCTCGCCGGGTTGGCCGAGACCAACCGTCAGGTCTCCGACCAGATGCGCGCACTGGCCACCCGCGAGGTGCTCGGCGTGCCGACGCTGGCGGCAGTCGAGGCCAACGACGCCGGACTGCGGCGCTTCGACATGACCGTCGCCGAGGTCCCCGGCGAGTCGACCCTGGTTCAGGAGGCGCAGCCATGA
- a CDS encoding type 4a pilus biogenesis protein PilO: protein MNGNMKAEWQRLRNVDWRELDLREAGRWPLSLQALCCALTLALLFWGVYHFLAAPKLARFEQAREQERALLQQYESKAYQAANLPAMRAQMATLESRMAELLEMLPTGAEVPSLLDSISDTALENQLAIDFIRLRSPVVQEFYIEQPFDIQVQGDYHRIAAFLSGVAGLPRIVTLHDFTLEPVEGEDTLRLSILAKTYNHRAPAADAAEEKVP from the coding sequence ATGAACGGCAACATGAAGGCCGAATGGCAACGTCTGCGCAACGTCGACTGGCGCGAGCTCGACCTGCGCGAGGCCGGGCGTTGGCCGCTGTCGCTGCAGGCGCTGTGTTGCGCGCTGACGCTGGCGTTGCTGTTCTGGGGCGTTTATCACTTTCTCGCCGCGCCCAAGTTGGCACGTTTCGAACAGGCGCGCGAGCAGGAGCGGGCGCTGCTTCAGCAATACGAGAGCAAGGCCTACCAGGCTGCCAACCTGCCGGCGATGCGCGCGCAGATGGCGACCCTGGAGTCGCGCATGGCCGAGCTGCTGGAGATGCTGCCGACCGGCGCCGAGGTGCCGTCGCTGCTCGACAGCATCAGCGACACCGCACTGGAAAACCAGCTGGCCATCGACTTTATCCGCCTGCGCAGCCCGGTGGTCCAGGAGTTCTACATCGAGCAGCCGTTCGATATCCAGGTGCAGGGCGACTATCACCGCATCGCCGCGTTCCTTTCGGGGGTCGCCGGGTTGCCGCGCATCGTCACCCTGCATGATTTCACGCTGGAGCCGGTCGAGGGCGAGGACACCCTGCGCCTGTCGATACTGGCCAAGACCTACAACCACCGCGCACCGGCGGCCGACGCGGCCGAGGAGAAGGTGCCATGA
- a CDS encoding pilus assembly protein PilP, giving the protein MTRRSRCFALLVVALLVVALLAGCSDARLDALDQRLASLRAKPSGELPALPETPVYQPVTYDQAGSRSPFQPERPAGDDAAASGNDLKPDLSRPREALERFTLDSLTLVGTLAIDGRNSALVRDPEGKVHRVYAGMYIGTDYGRISTITDRDIYLVEIVSNGQGGWIERRRTLSLDNNAESRQRG; this is encoded by the coding sequence ATGACGCGCAGGTCCCGCTGTTTCGCGCTGCTCGTAGTGGCGCTGCTCGTAGTGGCGCTGCTGGCCGGGTGCAGCGACGCCCGGCTCGATGCGCTCGACCAGCGCCTGGCGAGCCTGCGTGCCAAGCCCAGCGGCGAGCTGCCGGCATTGCCCGAGACCCCCGTCTATCAGCCGGTCACCTACGATCAGGCAGGCTCGCGCAGCCCGTTCCAGCCGGAACGGCCGGCCGGCGACGATGCGGCGGCCAGCGGCAACGACTTGAAGCCGGACCTGAGCCGTCCCCGCGAGGCGCTCGAACGTTTCACGCTCGACTCGCTGACGCTGGTCGGCACGCTGGCGATCGACGGGCGCAATTCGGCACTGGTGCGTGATCCCGAGGGCAAGGTGCATCGCGTCTATGCCGGCATGTACATCGGCACCGACTACGGGCGCATCAGCACGATTACCGATCGCGACATTTATCTGGTGGAGATCGTCTCCAATGGCCAGGGCGGCTGGATAGAACGCCGCCGCACGCTTTCGCTCGATAACAACGCCGAATCACGGCAACGGGGTTGA
- the pilQ gene encoding type IV pilus secretin PilQ family protein, producing MRGLIGTLLTAGLCALAGPALAASTLTGMDFEQRSDGQLDVMLRFSDGVPEVRGYRIDSPPRLAIDLMDTVNELDQRRFELGLAGVDSLVALSAGDRTRLVLTLNQALPYATREQGNTLMLRLGEGIDDSMPSARRASADEPATPRASPGVSNSQVSRITDIDFRRGDDDASRLVVTLDREGVDTRFNERGGRIVATLDGVALPAEWNQVLDVSDFGTPMQRIVPQGGAQNTTLAITTRGEYTLLSTQSGRQLIIEAKPVSRAEQREQERERFPFTGKRITLNFQDIQVREVLSIIGEFTGLNVVASDSVQGSVTLNLQDVPWDQALDLVLKSRGLASRQSGNVLVVAPANELAAMERQELEAQAQQQELAPLTTQYIQVRYAKAEELASLLRGADGLGLLSERGRVSVDARTNTLLLQETPEQIEAIRRTLDQLDIPVRQVQIEARIVIARDSAAQELGVNWGLSSPAGSRFDLSGAADGNASTVPTTGNDPASYGGGLAVDLGNDVSPASAFSFGYLSGDILLDLELRALESEGKSQTISQPKVITANQQTAVIKQGQEIPYQEATSSGATNVEFKEAVLSLEVTPQITPDDRIIMDLIVKNDDVSDTSFAGAPAIDTNEIQTQVLVNNGETVVLGGILTTEQLRNLFKTPFLGDLPVLGQLFRYTEESNEKVELLVFITPKIIEDNLAIR from the coding sequence ATGAGGGGATTGATTGGCACGCTGCTGACGGCAGGGCTGTGTGCGTTGGCGGGGCCGGCACTGGCCGCGTCGACGTTGACCGGCATGGATTTCGAGCAGCGCAGCGACGGTCAGCTCGACGTCATGCTGCGCTTCTCGGACGGGGTCCCCGAGGTTCGTGGCTATCGCATCGACTCACCGCCGCGCCTGGCCATCGACCTGATGGATACCGTCAATGAACTCGATCAGCGACGCTTCGAGCTGGGTCTCGCCGGGGTCGATAGTCTCGTGGCGTTGTCGGCGGGCGATCGTACCCGCTTGGTGCTGACGCTCAACCAGGCGCTTCCCTACGCCACTCGCGAGCAGGGCAACACCCTGATGCTGCGTCTGGGCGAGGGCATCGACGATTCGATGCCGAGCGCGCGCCGCGCCAGCGCCGACGAGCCCGCGACGCCCCGGGCGTCGCCTGGGGTATCAAACTCGCAGGTGTCGCGGATCACCGACATCGATTTCCGGCGCGGCGACGACGACGCCAGCCGATTGGTGGTGACGCTCGACCGCGAGGGCGTCGATACCCGGTTCAACGAGCGCGGCGGGCGGATCGTCGCGACCCTCGATGGCGTCGCGCTGCCGGCTGAGTGGAACCAGGTGCTCGACGTCAGCGATTTCGGCACGCCGATGCAGCGTATCGTGCCGCAGGGCGGCGCCCAGAACACGACCCTGGCAATCACCACCCGCGGCGAGTACACGCTGCTGTCGACCCAGAGCGGCCGGCAGCTGATCATCGAGGCCAAGCCGGTCAGCCGCGCCGAACAGCGCGAGCAGGAGCGCGAGCGTTTCCCGTTCACCGGCAAGCGCATCACGCTGAACTTCCAGGACATCCAGGTCCGCGAAGTGCTGTCGATCATCGGCGAGTTCACCGGGCTCAACGTGGTCGCCAGTGACAGCGTGCAAGGTAGCGTTACCCTCAACCTGCAGGACGTGCCCTGGGACCAGGCGCTCGATCTGGTGCTCAAGAGCCGCGGGCTGGCCAGTCGCCAGTCGGGCAACGTGCTGGTGGTCGCCCCCGCCAATGAACTGGCGGCGATGGAACGTCAGGAGCTCGAGGCCCAGGCCCAGCAGCAGGAACTCGCGCCGCTGACCACCCAGTACATCCAGGTGCGCTATGCCAAGGCCGAAGAACTGGCCAGCCTGCTGCGTGGCGCGGATGGCCTGGGGCTGCTTTCCGAGCGCGGCCGGGTGAGCGTCGATGCGCGCACCAATACGTTGCTGCTGCAGGAAACCCCCGAGCAGATCGAGGCGATCCGCCGGACGCTCGATCAGCTCGACATCCCGGTGCGCCAGGTGCAGATCGAGGCGCGTATCGTCATTGCCCGCGACAGCGCCGCTCAGGAACTGGGCGTCAACTGGGGGCTGTCGTCGCCCGCGGGCAGCCGGTTCGATCTCAGCGGGGCCGCGGACGGCAATGCCTCGACGGTACCCACCACCGGCAACGACCCGGCCTCCTACGGCGGCGGCCTGGCGGTCGATCTGGGCAACGACGTCAGTCCCGCCTCGGCGTTCAGCTTCGGCTATCTATCGGGGGATATCCTGCTCGATCTCGAGTTGCGCGCGCTGGAAAGCGAGGGCAAGAGTCAGACCATCTCGCAGCCCAAGGTGATCACCGCCAATCAGCAGACCGCGGTCATCAAGCAGGGTCAGGAAATCCCCTACCAGGAGGCGACCTCGAGCGGCGCGACCAACGTCGAGTTCAAGGAGGCGGTGCTGTCGCTGGAAGTCACCCCGCAGATCACGCCTGACGACCGCATCATCATGGACCTGATCGTCAAGAACGACGATGTCTCGGACACCAGCTTCGCCGGCGCGCCGGCCATCGACACCAACGAGATCCAGACCCAGGTGCTGGTCAACAACGGCGAAACGGTGGTGCTGGGCGGCATTCTGACCACCGAACAACTGCGCAACCTGTTCAAGACGCCCTTTCTCGGCGATCTTCCTGTGCTCGGACAGCTATTCCGCTATACCGAGGAGAGCAATGAGAAGGTAGAATTGTTAGTCTTCATCACCCCGAAGATCATCGAGGACAATCTGGCGATTCGCTGA
- the aroK gene encoding shikimate kinase AroK, producing MQGFPNIFLVGPMGAGKSTIGRLLAAELQRDFLDSDHAIQARCGADIPWIFDIEGEAGFREREVAMVDELTGLSEIVLATGGGAVMNEANRRALRERGTVVYLYTTVEQQLRRTAKDRNRPLLRNKDPEAVLRGLFELRDPLYRATADLVVRTDRRGPRTVVNDILKRVERLVDPLQAKV from the coding sequence ATGCAGGGTTTTCCCAATATTTTTCTGGTCGGCCCCATGGGGGCCGGCAAAAGCACCATCGGCCGCCTTCTGGCGGCCGAGTTGCAGCGCGATTTCCTGGATAGCGATCACGCCATCCAGGCGCGCTGCGGTGCGGACATTCCCTGGATCTTCGACATCGAGGGCGAGGCCGGCTTTCGCGAGCGCGAAGTGGCGATGGTCGACGAGCTGACCGGGTTGTCGGAAATCGTGCTGGCCACCGGCGGCGGGGCGGTGATGAACGAGGCCAATCGCCGCGCGCTGCGCGAACGCGGCACGGTGGTCTATCTCTACACCACCGTCGAGCAGCAGTTGCGCCGCACCGCCAAGGACCGCAACCGCCCGTTGCTGCGCAACAAGGACCCCGAAGCGGTATTGCGCGGGCTGTTCGAATTGCGCGACCCGCTGTACCGCGCCACTGCCGATCTGGTGGTGCGTACCGACCGACGCGGCCCGCGAACGGTCGTCAACGACATCCTCAAGCGTGTCGAGCGTCTCGTCGATCCGCTGCAAGCCAAGGTATAG